A stretch of Labrus mixtus chromosome 7, fLabMix1.1, whole genome shotgun sequence DNA encodes these proteins:
- the gcnt7 gene encoding beta-1,3-galactosyl-O-glycosyl-glycoprotein beta-1,6-N-acetylglucosaminyltransferase 7 isoform X2: MPQNVYCIHVDAKAPPEYQEAVQRLVSCFKNAFLSRRSETVTYAGFSRLQADLNCMTDLAKSKIGWRKVVNLCGQDFPIMSNLELVRYMQSKEWRDRNMTPGVKQPVSMRHRTQLQHQEITGFHVVRKGWSFKKGPPPHRLQIYFGTAYYALTRPFVDFVLESPIAKDLLEWSKDTFSPDEHYWVTLNHIKDAPGSHIDGGWAGNIRAIKWRDQEGRTHNGCKGRYVRDICVFGVDDLSWIINKKSMFANKFESKTFPEALDCLEKWHRNMVLNQATVPIEPSWLLTTQSNSSMEYYNSSAGA; the protein is encoded by the exons ATGCCCCAAAATGTCTACTGCATCCATGTGGATGCTAAGGCTCCGCCGGAGTACCAGGAAGCGGTACAGAGACTAGTCAGCTGCTTTAAAAACGCATTCCTCTCACGCCGCAGCGAGACAGTGACCTACGCTGGGTTTTCCCGCCTGCAAGCAGATTTGAACTGCATGACAGATCTAGCAAAGTCCAAGATAGGCTGGAGAAAAGTGGTAAATCTGTGTGGACAGGATTTTCCGATAATGAGCAACCTGGAGCTGGTGCGGTACATGCAGAGCAAAGAGTGGAGGGACAGAAACATGACGCCAGGGGTGAAGCAGCCGGTGTCTATGAGACACAGGACGCAGCTCCAGCACCAGGAGATCACGGGGTTTCATGTAGTACGGAAAGGTTGGAGTTTTAAGAAAGGTCCTCCTCCACACAGgctgcagatttattttggaaCAGCCTACTATGCCCTCACAAGGCCGTTTGTAGACTTTGTTCTGGAAAGCCCGATAGCCAAAGACCTCTTGGAGTGGTCCAAAGACACGTTCAGTCCAGACGAGCACTACTGGGTGACGCTCAACCACATCAAAG ACGCTCCAGGCAGCCACATAGACGGAGGTTGGGCAGGAAACATCCGAGCAATCAAGTGGAGGGATCAAGAGGGAAGGACACACAATGGCTGCAAAG GACGTTACGTACGAGACATCTGTGTCTTTGGAGTGGACGATCTGTCGTGGATCATCAACAAGAAAAGCATGTTTGCCAATAAGTTTGAGAGCAAAACGTTTCCCGAGGCTCTGGACTGCCTGGAGAAGTGGCACAGGAACATGGTGTTGAACCAGGCAACTGTTCCCATAGAGCCATCATGGCTGCTTACCACACAGAGCAACTCAAGCATGGAATACTACAACAGCAGTGCTGGAGCATGA
- the gcnt7 gene encoding beta-1,3-galactosyl-O-glycosyl-glycoprotein beta-1,6-N-acetylglucosaminyltransferase 7 isoform X1 has product MCQLEGTKCSFLLCLGMSIIICSVIYLRTRVPTEPKPLETASCRALSGEFKAFLPGLDRGFKWYRHNGQAEQLILNSGLQCSDLTRDLHFITKPLSREEEDYPLAFIVTVHKELGLLVRLLRAIYMPQNVYCIHVDAKAPPEYQEAVQRLVSCFKNAFLSRRSETVTYAGFSRLQADLNCMTDLAKSKIGWRKVVNLCGQDFPIMSNLELVRYMQSKEWRDRNMTPGVKQPVSMRHRTQLQHQEITGFHVVRKGWSFKKGPPPHRLQIYFGTAYYALTRPFVDFVLESPIAKDLLEWSKDTFSPDEHYWVTLNHIKDAPGSHIDGGWAGNIRAIKWRDQEGRTHNGCKGRYVRDICVFGVDDLSWIINKKSMFANKFESKTFPEALDCLEKWHRNMVLNQATVPIEPSWLLTTQSNSSMEYYNSSAGA; this is encoded by the exons ATGTGCCAGCTTGAAGGGACCAAATGCAGCTTCCTGTTGTGCCTGGGGATGAGTATTATTATCTGTTCAGTTATTTACTTGAGGACCAGGGTGCCGACAGAGCCCAAACCTCTGGAGACCGCAAGTTGCAGGGCCCTCTCCGGTGAATTTAAAGCTTTTCTGCCTGGCTTGGACAGAGGATTTAAGTGGTACCGACACAACGGCCAA GCTGAACAGTTGATTCTTAACAGTGGCCTGCAGTGTTCTGATCTGACCAGAGACTTACACTTCATCACAAAACCTCTGAGCCGTGAGGAGGAGGACTATCCTTTAGCCTTTATTGTGACGGTACACAAGGAGCTGGGGCTTCTTGTGCGCCTGTTGCGGGCTATATACATGCCCCAAAATGTCTACTGCATCCATGTGGATGCTAAGGCTCCGCCGGAGTACCAGGAAGCGGTACAGAGACTAGTCAGCTGCTTTAAAAACGCATTCCTCTCACGCCGCAGCGAGACAGTGACCTACGCTGGGTTTTCCCGCCTGCAAGCAGATTTGAACTGCATGACAGATCTAGCAAAGTCCAAGATAGGCTGGAGAAAAGTGGTAAATCTGTGTGGACAGGATTTTCCGATAATGAGCAACCTGGAGCTGGTGCGGTACATGCAGAGCAAAGAGTGGAGGGACAGAAACATGACGCCAGGGGTGAAGCAGCCGGTGTCTATGAGACACAGGACGCAGCTCCAGCACCAGGAGATCACGGGGTTTCATGTAGTACGGAAAGGTTGGAGTTTTAAGAAAGGTCCTCCTCCACACAGgctgcagatttattttggaaCAGCCTACTATGCCCTCACAAGGCCGTTTGTAGACTTTGTTCTGGAAAGCCCGATAGCCAAAGACCTCTTGGAGTGGTCCAAAGACACGTTCAGTCCAGACGAGCACTACTGGGTGACGCTCAACCACATCAAAG ACGCTCCAGGCAGCCACATAGACGGAGGTTGGGCAGGAAACATCCGAGCAATCAAGTGGAGGGATCAAGAGGGAAGGACACACAATGGCTGCAAAG GACGTTACGTACGAGACATCTGTGTCTTTGGAGTGGACGATCTGTCGTGGATCATCAACAAGAAAAGCATGTTTGCCAATAAGTTTGAGAGCAAAACGTTTCCCGAGGCTCTGGACTGCCTGGAGAAGTGGCACAGGAACATGGTGTTGAACCAGGCAACTGTTCCCATAGAGCCATCATGGCTGCTTACCACACAGAGCAACTCAAGCATGGAATACTACAACAGCAGTGCTGGAGCATGA